The Candidatus Omnitrophota bacterium sequence TCAGTCTGGCGGCAGAGTAAAGCCGGGATTTGAATTATATCTAAAACACTTGCCGCTTCAGAAATTTCTCTCTGGCAATGGACATCGCTTAAAATCGGCAAGCCTAATTCCCGTTTAACCTTTGCTAAAACATTTAAACCGCTTTTTAAACCCGGGCCGCGATAAGATTCACAAGAAAGCCTGTTAGCCTTATCAAAGCTGGATTTGAAAATAAACGGGACATTGGATCCTTCTGCAATCTTCTTAATTTTCTTAGCCGTTTCAAAACAGTGCTCTTCTGATTCAATAACGCAAGGCCCGGCTATCAGAACCAAAGGATTCTTCCCGCCAATTTTTATATTTCCTACTTTGATCTGTTTTGTATTCATAATTACTTATTAAAAAGATTAAACAGGATTATTCTTAAGGAAATGTTTAACTTTCTCCAAATCCTCTGGGGTATCCACCCCTATACTGTCATGCTTTGTCTCAATAACTTTTATCCGGAAACCTTCCTCCAAAACCCTTAACTGCTCAAGACGTTCTGTTTTCTCAAGGCTAGAGGGCGGAAAATTCTTAAAAGTAAATAAAAAATCTTTAGTATATCCGTACAAACCGATATGTTTATAATAAACCGGATTTTTTACTTCTGAGCTCTGCGGCCAATAAGGAATGGTGGCGCGCGAAAAATATAAAGCAAAATTATTTTTATCCACCACAACCTTAACAACATTTGGATCGTTAATTACAGAAAAATCCTCTATGCGCTTCATAATAGTCGTCATGGAAATCTTTTTATTATCTATAAGCGCCTGCGCCACAGAATCAATCATCATAGGATTAATAAGCGGTTCATCCGCCTGGATATTTACTACAATCCGCACATCCAAAGGGTTGATTACTTCACATATCCTATCCGTGCCACAAACATGCCCCTTGGAAGTCATTACTACCTTTGCACCAAATTCTTTAGCAACATCCGCAACCAATTCATTATCACAAGCAATAATTAAATCATCGAGGGTAAGCGCCTGTTTTGCTCTTTCCCAGACGTGCTGTATCATCGGCTTTCCAAAAATATCAGCCAAAACCTTGCCTTCAAATCTGGTAGAAGAATACCTTGCGGGAATCACGCCTACTACATTCATTTAACTTAACCTCTCTACAAGTTCTTTTCTATCCGTAACAGCAGTTCCAAGTTTTCCAACTACAATACCGGCTGCATAATTAGCAATGTGGGAAGCTTCAACAAAACTTCCTCCGGAACAAATGCTTAATGTAAAAGCACTGATAACAGTGTCTCCCGCACCCGAGACATCAAAAACTTCCTGCGCGACTGTCGGGATATGTGTTACCGAACCGCTTCTTTCAAACAACCTCATGCCATGTTCGCCCAAAGTAACTAAAATAGATTCTAATTCCAGGTATTCAATTATCTGACGAGCGGCAATATCAACATCTTTATCAGTGAATAATCTATCGCTATTTAACTTGAATTTATTTGTAGTATCGGTAATCTTAAGGTTTCTCACCGCATTCTCAAGTTCCTTGCGATTCGGGGTAATTGAAGTAACCCCCCGATAAAGCTGAAAATGCTCTTCTTTAGGATCAACTGTAATTATTTTATTACGCGAACGCGCCAGAAAAATCAATTCACGCAAAAAATCAGCATTCACTACACCCTTGCCATAATCCTCAATTATAATTGCATCATAGCTATTGATATTCTTTTCAATAAACTTCAAAACTTTTAAGTTTGACTCTCTTGAAAGCGGCTCTTTATGCTCCCAGTCAACTCTTACTACCTGCTGATGCCCGGCAATAATCCGTGTTTTTACCGTCGTGCATCTTTTATCTTCTATAAATACCCCTTTTGTATCTACTTTTCTTTTCTTAAGTTCCTGAAAAAGGATGTCGTTATTTTTATCCTTCCCGGTAATCCCGCATAAGCAAACTTTACCATCAAGCGAGCTGATATTATAAGCTACATTGGCAGCTCCACCCGGGACATAAGTCCTTTTATTAGCCCATACCACCGGCACAGGGGCTTCGGGA is a genomic window containing:
- the kdsB gene encoding 3-deoxy-manno-octulosonate cytidylyltransferase, with product MNVVGVIPARYSSTRFEGKVLADIFGKPMIQHVWERAKQALTLDDLIIACDNELVADVAKEFGAKVVMTSKGHVCGTDRICEVINPLDVRIVVNIQADEPLINPMMIDSVAQALIDNKKISMTTIMKRIEDFSVINDPNVVKVVVDKNNFALYFSRATIPYWPQSSEVKNPVYYKHIGLYGYTKDFLFTFKNFPPSSLEKTERLEQLRVLEEGFRIKVIETKHDSIGVDTPEDLEKVKHFLKNNPV
- the rfaE1 gene encoding D-glycero-beta-D-manno-heptose-7-phosphate kinase, with the translated sequence MKNLKKIIDKFSRQKILVVGDLILDEYIWGSVDRISPEAPVPVVWANKRTYVPGGAANVAYNISSLDGKVCLCGITGKDKNNDILFQELKKRKVDTKGVFIEDKRCTTVKTRIIAGHQQVVRVDWEHKEPLSRESNLKVLKFIEKNINSYDAIIIEDYGKGVVNADFLRELIFLARSRNKIITVDPKEEHFQLYRGVTSITPNRKELENAVRNLKITDTTNKFKLNSDRLFTDKDVDIAARQIIEYLELESILVTLGEHGMRLFERSGSVTHIPTVAQEVFDVSGAGDTVISAFTLSICSGGSFVEASHIANYAAGIVVGKLGTAVTDRKELVERLS